Proteins encoded within one genomic window of Acomys russatus chromosome 5, mAcoRus1.1, whole genome shotgun sequence:
- the LOC127190046 gene encoding olfactory receptor 5B3-like — MENNTEVTQFILLGLTDDPDLQLPLFFIFLIIYTIALVGNLGMILLIVLDSRLHTPMYFFLGNLSLVDFCYSSAVTPTVMTGLLIGDKVISYNDCAAQMFFFVAFATVENYLLASMAYDRYVAVCKPLHYATTMTISVCMSLSVGSYVCGFLNASIHIGDTFSLSFCGFNVVHHFFCDIPAVMILSCSDRHISELVLVYVVSFNIFFALLVIWISYILIFITIFKMQSSAGYQKAMSTCASHFTAVSIFYGTIIFMYLQPSSSHSMDTDKIASVFYTMIIPMLNPLVYSLRNKEVKSAFTKVLPMPK; from the coding sequence ATGGAGAACAATACAGAAGTGACACAGTTCATCCTGCTGGGACTTACTGATGACCCAGATCTACAGCTTCCCCTCTTTTTCATATTCCTTATTATCTACACTATCGCCCTGGTGGGGAACCTGGGAATGATCCTGTTGATAGTCTTGGACTCTCGGCTCCACACTCCCATGTACTTTTTTCTGGGCAATCTGTCCTTGGTTGATTTTTGTTACTCTTCAGCTGTCACACCCACAGTCATGACAGGGCTCCTAATAGGAGACAAGGTCATTTCCTACAATGACTGTGCTGCTCAGATGTTCTTTTTTGTAGCCTTTGCTACTGTGGAAAATTACCTGTTGGCCTCAATGGCTTATGATCGCTATGTTGCAGTGTGCAAGCCCTTACACTATGCCACTACCATGACTATAAGTGTATGTATGAGTCTTTCTGTAGGTTCCTATGTCTGTGGTTTCCTGAATGCCTCAATACACATTGGGGACactttcagtctttctttctgtggGTTCAATGTGGTCCATCACTTTTTCTGTGATATTCCAGCAGTCATGATTCTCTCTTGCTCTGATAGACATATCAGTGAACTGGTTCTTGTTTATGTAGTGAGCTTCAATATCTTTTTTGCTCTCTTGGTTATCTGGATAtcctatatattaatttttatcacaATCTTTAAAATGCAGTCAAGTGCTGGATATCAAAAGGCTATGTCCACCTGTGCTTCACACTTCACTGCAGTGTCTATTTTCTATGGTACAATCATCTTCATGTACTTGCAGCCCAGTTCCAGTCACTCCATGGACACTGACAAAATCGCATCTGTGTTCTACACCATGATCATCCCCATGCTGAACCCTCTGGTCTACAGCTTGAGGAACAAGGAGGTTAAAAGTGCATTCACAAAAGTTTTACCAATGCCAAAATAA